From a single Vanacampus margaritifer isolate UIUO_Vmar chromosome 15, RoL_Vmar_1.0, whole genome shotgun sequence genomic region:
- the faah2b gene encoding fatty-acid amide hydrolase 2-B — MALTNTERLQKWVFDAFLAVCFVLYRFVFFRSKENKRKVPPISNPLLTVSATQLAGRIRRREVSSVEVVQAYIDRIQQVNPLVNAVVKDRFSAALQEAVQVDKLIDEEPGGEEVLADRLPFLGVPLSVKESFGLQGMPNTTGIVCRRGMVAAADAPPVAHLKRAGAIPLGVTNTSEGCMWAESHNHLYGVTCNPYDLNRMPGGSSGGEGSLLGAAGAVIGLGSDIGGSIRMPCFFNGVFGHKTTPGVVSNENQYPPYCGRHEEYASAGPMCRYAEDLLPMLRIMAGPNADMLSLNKKVELKKLRFFTVSDDGGSPLTSPVSDELRQIQKQVVARLEADLGVSVQEVRFPELRYGFRIWDAFMGLPDKEGKPPVPFAEQLGLPGRPMWPVWEALKSVVGKSDHTVAAISLALFEKMSTTTPSAFLVEMKEKLQKDVDDLLGTDGVLLYPTHPRVAPKHHHALFRPFDFAYTGIINTLGLPVTQCPLGLNEEGLPTGVQVVSGKLQDRLPLAVALYLERAFGGWREPPVAVKKLVL; from the exons ATGGCTCTGACTAACACCGAGCGGCTCCAGAAATGGGTCTTCGACGCGTTTTTGGCCGTCTGCTTTGTCTTGTATCGCTTCGTGTTTTTTCGGTCCAAAGAGAATAAGAGAAAGGTCCCGCCTATCAGCAACCCGCTCCTGACCGTGTCAGCGACGCAACTGGCCGGGAGGATCCGACGACGAGAG GTGTCCAGCGTGGAGGTGGTGCAGGCTTACATTGACCGGATCCAGCAAGTCAACCCCTTGGTGAACGCAGTGGTCAAAGATAG GTTCTCTGCCGCGCTCCAGGAAGCGGTGCAGGTGGACAAGTTGATCGATGAGGAACCGGGAGGTGAGGAGGTGCTGGCGGATCGGCTGCCGTTCCTCGGCGTGCCTCTCTCCGTCAAAGAGTCCTTCGGTCTCCAAG GCATGCCAAACACCACCGGCATCGTGTGCAGGCGAGGAATGGTGGCGGCGGCCGACGCGCCGCCCGTGGCCCATCTCAAGAGGGCAGGCGCCATCCCGCTGGGCGTCACCAACACCAGCGAGGGCTGCATGTGGGCCGAGTCGCACAACCACCTGTACGGCGTCACCTGCAACCCGTACGACTTGAATAGGATGCCGGGAGGGAGCTCGG GTGGCGAGGGCAGCTTGCTGGGTGCGGCCGGCGCGGTTATTGGCCTGGGCTCGGACATCGGCGGCAGCATCCGCATGCCGTGCTTCTTTAATGGAGTATTTGGCCATAAAACCACACCCG GCGTGGTGTCCAACGAAAACCAATACCCGCCGTACTGCGGCAGACACGAAGAGTACGCCAGCGCGGGGCCCATGTGCCGCTACGCCGAAGACCTCCTGCCCATGTTGAGAATCATGGCAGGACCAAACGCAGATAT gTTGTCCCTGAACAAGAAGGTGGAGCTAAAAAAACTCCGGTTCTTTACCGTCTCTGATGACGGCGGCTCTCCTCTGACGTCCCCCGTTAGTGATGAACTCAGACAAATACAGAAGCAG GTGGTGGCGCGTCTGGAAGCGGATCTCGGTGTATCGGTCCAAGAAGTGCGCTTCCCCGAGCTCCGCTACGGCTTCCGCATCTGGGACGCTTTCATGGGTCTTCCGGACAAAGAGGGCAAG CCTCCGGTTCCGTTCGCCGAGCAGTTGGGACTGCCGGGCCGGCCCATGTGGCCCGTGTGGGAGGCGTTGAAAAGCGTTGTAGGAAAATCTGACCATACCGTCGCTGCCATTA GTCTGGCCTTATTTGAGAAGATGTCAACAACCACACCTTCCGCCTTCCTTGTGGAGATGAAGGAGAAGCTGCAGAAAGACGTCGACGACTTGCTGGGGACCGACGGCGTGCTTCTTTACCCGACGCATCCCAGGGTGGCCCCGAAACATCACCACGCACTTTTCCGACCCTTTGACTTCGCCTACACCG GTATCATCAATACTCTGGGCCTGCCGGTCACCCAGTGTCCTTTGGGGCTGAACGAGGAAGGTCTCCCCACGGGCGTGCAAGTGGTGAGCGGGAAACTGCAGGATCGGCTGCCCCTGGCTGTGGCGCTCTATCTGGAGAGGGCTTTCGGAGGCTGGAGGGAGCCTCCGGTAGCGGTGAAAAAATTGGTGCTGTAA
- the nicol1 gene encoding NELL2-interacting cell ontogeny regulator 1: MASGGTMQAAMLLLLAAQLVLCRGGAADVDRETGTVIPAESRPCVDCHAFEFMQRALQDLKKTAFNLDARTETLVLRAERRALCDCMPSSLR, translated from the exons ATGGCATCCGGAGGTACGATGCAGGCAGCGATGCTGCTCCTGTTGGCGGCCCAGCTCGTCCTGTGCCGTGGCGGTGCTGCGGATGTGGACCGAGAGACCGGGACCGTCATCCCCGCGGAAA GTCGCCCATGCGTCGACTGTCATGCATTTGAGTTCATGCAGAGGGCCCTACAGGACCTAAAAAAGACTGCTTTCAACCTAGATGCCAGG ACAGAGACGCTGGTGCTGAGGGCGGAGAGGAGGGCTCTTTGCGACTGCATGCCCAGCTCGCTGCGCTGA
- the nelfa gene encoding negative elongation factor A produces the protein MASMKDSDTGLWLHNKLGCTDELWTPPSIASLLTVSVIDNIRLCFSSLSPPVKLKLLLGMLHLPRRTVDEMKEALSEIIQLATVDSEPWVLMVADILKSFPETGSLNLDLEEQNPNVQDILGELREKVAECEASAMLPLECQYLNKSALTTLVGPLTPPVKHFQLKRKPKSATLRAELLQKSTETAQQLKKTAGVPFHAKGRGLVKKIDTTTPLKGIPKAPFRSPTAPSMFSPPSNRTPIAPARTPLRKERGVKLLDIKELNMVGAGREAKRRRKTLDTEADEKAAKEEAVVENTTPDYAAGLVSAQKLGALNENPLPSTSYLPATPSMVPSSSYIPSSEAQPANAGGSGWDTLQSARQPEESATAGAGAPTATLPGQYKQRTPMYNASTAANPATPSSPSTPASTPASNGPPAAATAGQPETPAQPPSTPQTPTPTPPQPQPKKNLSLTRDQMYAAQEMFKTANKVTRPEKALILGFMAGSRENPCPEQGDIIQIKLSEHTEVLPKADGTGSTTMLVDTVFEMNYSTGQWTRLKKYKPITNTS, from the exons ATGGCGTCGATGAAGGACAGCGACACTGGCCTGTGGCTTCACAACAAACTGGGCTGCACGGACGAGCTGTGGACGCCGCCGAGCATCGCCTCGCTCCTCACCGTGTCCGTCATCGACAACATACGACTGTGCTTCTCGAGCTTGTCGCCGCCCGTCAAGCTCAAGTTGCTCCTCGGGATGCTGCATCTCCCCCGGCGGACTGTGGACGAG ATGAAGGAGGCCCTTTCAGAAATAATCCAGCTGGCCACGGTGGACTCTGAGCCGTGGGTGCTTATGGTTGCAGACATCCTTAAATCCTTCCCAGAGACGGGCTCCCTCAATCTGGACTTGGAGGAGCAGAATCCAAACGTGCAGGACATCCTCGGCGAGCTCCGGGAGAAAG TTGCGGAGTGCGAGGCGTCCGCCATGCTTCCTTTGGAGTGCCAGTACCTGAACAAGAGCGCGTTGACCACACTGGTGGGACCCCTCACGCCCCCCGTTAAACATTTCCAGCTGAAGAGGAAGCCCAAGAGCGCCACCCTCAGAGCTGAGCTGTTGCAGAAAT CCACAGAGACGGCGCAGCAGTTGAAGAAGACCGCCGGAGTGCCTTTTCATGCCAAAGGGCGAGGTTTAGTCAAAAAGATTGATACGACCA ccCCTCTCAAGGGGATTCCGAAGGCCCCGTTTCGCAGCCCCACAGCCCCGAGCATGTTCAGCCCGCCCAGCAACCGAACGCCCATTGCCCCAGCGCGCACGCCCCTGCGCAAGGAGCGTGGGGTCAAG CTGTTGGATATCAAGGAGCTGAACATGGTCGGAGCCGGAAGAGAGGCAAAACGGCGTCGAAAAACTttgg ACACGGAAGCGGACGAAAAAGCAGCCAAAGAAGAAGCGGTGGTGGAGAACACCACGCCGGATTATGCCGCAGGCCTCGTTTCGGCACAG AAACTTGGCGCACTGAACGAGAACCCGCTGCCTTCAACCAGCTACCTACCGGCCACGCCCAGCATGGTTCCTTCCTCCTCTTACATTCCCAGCTCCGAGGCGCAGCCAG CAAACGCAGGCGGGTCCGGCTGGGACACGCTGCAATCTGCTCGGCAACCGGAGGAGTCGGCGACGGCGGGCGCGGGCGCCCCCACCGCCACGCTCCCGGGTCAGTACAAGCAGAGGACGCCCATGTACAACGCCAGCACGGCGGCCAACCCGGCGACCCCCTCGTCCCCCAGCACGCCGGCCTCCACTCCCGCCAGCAACGGGCCGCCGGCGGCCGCCACCGCCGGCCAACCCGAGACGCCCGCTCAGCCCCCCAGCACGCCTCAGACCCCTACACCCACACCGCCACAACCTCAGCCCAAAAAGAATCTCTCACTCACG AGGGACCAAATGTATGCAGCTCAGGAGATGTTCAAGACGGCCAACAAGGTCACCAGACCAGAGAAGGCCCTCATCTTGGGCTTCATGGCAGGATCCAGGG AGAACCCGTGCCCGGAGCAGGGGGACATCATCCAGATCAAGCTGAGCGAGCACACGGAGGTGTTGCCCAAAGCGGACGGCACGGGCAGTACGACCATGCTGGTGGACACGGTCTTCGAAATGAACTACTCCACGGGTCAGTGGACCCGGCTGAAAAAGTACAAGCCCATCACCAACACCTCCTGA